CAAGACTTTTTTCAATTTCGACAAGGTATTGTTACTCTAATTACTCTTGAATTTGAGATTGCTTAGATGAACCTGTATCTGGTTTATCCAGATTCAATTCTTTTGTTTCTGTGACTTTAGTTTCTGGAGTTGGTGTAACTTCAGGAACTTTAACTTCGGGAATTGGTTGTTTTTCGACTTTAGTTTCTGGAGTTGGTGTAACTTCAGGAACTTTAACTTCAGGAATTGGTTGTTTTTCGACTTTAGTTTCTGGAGTTGGTGTAACTTCAGGAAGTTTAACTTCAGAAATTGGTTGTTTTTCGACTTTAGTTTCTGGAGTTGGTGTAGCGGTAGATTCAGTACCTGGAATCTTAGCTGTATAAGTTGGGTCTACAATACCCCGAACTTCATCTGCTGTCAATTCCCCTCTGACAATTTTAGAAAGAGTATCTTGACCATTGGGTTGGTAATTAATTAGTCTGATAGTGGTATTAAAGGCATTTTTCACAGGTTGTCCTTCATTATCAAGGAATTCCAGTTTTACCCAAGTTTTACCAGGTTTAAAGCCTTTAAGATAAATAGGTTGCCAACGATCAAGAATAAAGCTTTCACCATTAACTGTACTACGAATGCGCCAATTGCTCATAGTATCGTCAGGATTAGTTTCAGCAATACTGTGCAACGGTGCATTAGTTAGGTAGAAGTCCAGCATAATTGGTTCTGCCCCATAACCACCATTGGGACGACTGTAAGTAAGTAGGGGTAATTTAGAATCTGGGTTGTTTTCTTCAGTTTTCGTCAAAACGTGAAATGTAGTTTGAGCATAAGCACCTTCATTTTTAAAACTTTCATGCCACGGACGAGAAGCAAAAACGCGAAGAGTATGCGTACCGGGGGATAAGTCTGACAATACCACCGACTGATTTAAATCGTAAACAGCTATATAAGGTTGATTGTCTAAAATTAGGTGCAAATGGGGTCCAAGTTGCCATTGAGGGTCTTTAAATATCGGTAAGTCCTTAACCCGCAACTGGACTTTAACTATATTGTCTGGAAGAATTTCATCTACTTGGGGACTAATGATGCTGACTTGAGGTTGATAACCTTCTAGACTGGGACGCAATGCTTGAATAACATCAGGTGGTGCAGTTTCTGAAAAAGTCCCAGAAATTTCTGAGGCTGGGAGCGTTTTCATGAAAGGATTGGTGGATACTTCCTGGCTATTTGCTGCTTCAACACAACTACTTAAGTTTAAAACTAGCACTAATGCAGCAAGCCACTTAATAATTGGGAATCTCTTGGAAAAAAGTTGATCAAAAAATTTTCTGCACCCAGTGTTCATGTTTTTATTCCGTAATAGTTTTTAACAATTAACGCCATTATTGTGACGCAAATTATGGCTCATGGACTATGGATAAGAGCATAAATCTACTACCAAAGTTATAAATTTACCTACTTTTATCTGATTAAAATGTCGAATAAGTGATTTTTTTGACTTATTCTCAGAAAATAAATTTGGTTTCAGACCGCTGATTTTAGATAAAAGTAGCCAAATGGCAGGAGTTTGAGCGGCTTTGCGTATGAATCATAAGTTTTCCAAATTGTTGTTCTTTGTAAATTAAATGAAGAGTCTATTGACTTTTGGACAATGTATAGGAACTTATAAAGCCGATTGGACAATAAATTTGGCTATTTTTAATTATTGTTAACAGGTCTATAACAATGTGCAAGTTCAGACTCTATAATTCAACAGAAACAACTTTTCTTTTCCACACGGCAACCCCATCGCTAGTCCAGACCAATCTGAAAACGGCGACTGTGTTATTCTAGGTGGTATTCATGATTCCCCATTCCTTATAGAGAGGAGGTCGAATGACGATTAGTCCTCCGGAGCGAGAGGAAAAAAAAGCAAGAGTGATCGTTGACAATGACCCGGTTCCTACCTCATTTGAAAAATGGGCAAAGCCAGGACATTTCGACAGATCCTTAACCAGAGGTCCAAAAACCACAACCTGGATTTGGAACCTCCATGCCCTCGCCCATGATTTTGATACACATACAAGTGATTTAGAAGACATTTCCCGCAAGATATTCGCCGCTCACTTCGGCCATTTGGCTGTAGTAGCAATCTGGTTGAGCGGAATGTTGTTCCACGGTGCTAAGTTCTCTAACTACGAAGCTTGGCTGGCTGACCCATTAGGCATTAAGCCCAGCGCCCAAACAGTTTGGTCTATTGTTGGTCAAGACATTTTAAACGGTGATATGGGCGGCGGTTTCCGCGGCATTCAAATCACCTCTGGCTTGTTCCAAGTATGGCGTGGCTGGGGTATCACTAGCTCCTTCCAGCTATATGTAACTGCAATTGGCGGCTTGGTATTAGCAGGCTTGTTCTTATTTGCTGGCTGGTTTCACTACCACAAACGCGCTCCTAAACTGGAATGGTTCCAGAATGTGGAGTCAATGCTGAATCATCACTTATCAGTGTTGCTAGGCTGTGGTTCTTTGGGATGGGCTGGTCACTTAATCCATGTGTCTGCACCCATCAACAAACTGTTAGATGCAGGTGTAGCAGCTAAGGACATCCCTCTGCCTCATGAGTTGCTGTTTGATACAGCAAAAATGGCAGCACTTTACCCTGGTTTCGCCAGTGGTTTAACACCTTTCTTCACCTTAAATTGGGGAGCTTACGCTGATATCCTCACATTTAAGGGTGGTTTAAACCCAGTTACAGGCGGCTTGTGGATGACTGATATTTCTCATCACCACCTAGCGATCGCTGTACTGTTCATCATTGCTGGTCATATGTACCGTACTAACTGGGGTATCGGTCATAGCATTAAAGATATTCTAGAAGCTCATAAAGGTCCTTTCACTGGCGAAGGTCACAAAGGTCTTTACGAAAACCTCACCACTTCTTGGCACGCTCAATTAGCTACTAACCTAGCTTTCTTGGGTTCCTTGACAATCATCATCGCTCACCATATGTACGCGATGCCTCCCTATCCTTACTTGGCAACTGATTACGCAACACAATTGTGTATCTTCACTCACCATATTTGGATAGGTGGTTTCTTGATTGTTGGTGGTGCTGCCCACGCAGCCATTTTCATGGTGCGCGATTACGATCCTGTTGTGAACCAAAACAACGTTTTAGATCGCGTGATTCGTCACCGTGACGCTATCATTTCTCACCTCAACTGGGTTTGTATTTTCTTAGGCTTCCACAGCTTTGGTTTGTACATCCATAATGACACCATGCGTGCCTTGGGTCGTCCCCAGGATATGTTCTCCGACAGTGCAATTCAATTGCAACCAGTATTTGCTCAATGGGTACAAAACCTGCACACATTAGCGCCTGGTAATACAGCACCTAACGCTCTTCAAGTAGTTAGTCATGCTTTTGGTGGTGGAATTGTTGCTATCGGCGATAAGATCGCTATGATGCCCATTACATTGGGTACAGCGGACTTCATGGTTCACCACATTCACGCATTCACCATTCACGTTACTGTTCTCATCTTGCTCAAAGGTGTATTGTACGCCCGTAGTTCTCGTCTGATTCCAGACAAGGCTAACTTAGGCTTCCGATTCCCTTGCGATGGTCCAGGTCGTGGCGGTACTTGCCAAGTTTCCGGTTGGGATCATATCTTCCTCGGACTCTTCTGGATGTATAACTCCTTATCAATTGTAATTTTCCACTTTAGTTGGAAGATGCAGTCTGATGTCTGGGGAACAGTAGATGCAGATGGTACAGTAAATCACATTACTGGCGGTAACTTCGCTGAAAGTGCTATCACCATCAACGGTTGGTTACGTGACTTCTTGTGGGCGCAAGCTACACAAGTAATCAACTCCTACGGAACTGAATTGTCCGCTTACGGACTCATGTTCTTAGGCGCTCACTTTGTTTGGGCGTTCAGCTTAATGTTCCTGTTCAGTGGTCGTGGCTACTGGCAAGAACTAATTGAGTCCATTGTTTGGGCGCACAATAAACTGAAAGTAGCCCCAACAATTCAGCCTCGCGCACTGAGCATCACTCAAGGTCGGGCTGTAGGTGTGGCTCACTACCTATTAGGAGGAATTGCTACCACTTGGGCATTCTTCCACGCACACATCCTTTCAGTAGGATAAGAATCAGTGGAATTTTGGTGAGGCAGCGCGGTCTTGGGGGTTTCCCCCATGAGCGACTGCCGAACCCGTAGGGATTTTGGATTTGAGATTTAATCCAAAATCCAGAATCTAAAATCTAAAATTTTGCTGACAAATAATGGCTAAAGGTCAGAGGACAGATCACACCTATGGCAACAAAATTTCCAAAATTTAGCCAGGATCTCGCACAGGACCCGACTACTCGTCGGATTTGGTATGCGATCGCTACAGGCAACGACTTTGAAAGCCACGATGGCATGACGGAAGAGAATCTTTACCAAAAGATTTTCGCTACGCACTTCGGTCACTTGGCAATCATCTTCCTGTGGGCATCCAGCCTCCTGTTCCACGTGGCCTGGCAAGGTAACTTTGAACAGTGGATTAAAGATCCCCTTCACGTCCGTCCAATTGCCCATGCAATTTGGGACCCTCACTTCGGTGAAGCTGCAATTGACGCTTTCACCCAAGCTGGTGCAAGCAACCCTGTAAACATTGCTTACTCTGGTGTTTATCACTGGTGGTACACCATCGGGATGCGGACAAACAGCGAACTATATACTGGTTCCGTTGGTTTGCTCTTGTTGTCCGCATTGTTCCTATTTGCTGGTTGGTTACATTTACAACCCAAGTTCCGTCCTAGCCTTTCTTGGTTCAAGAGTGCTGAACCCCGCCTAAACCACCACTTGGCTGGTTTGTTTGGTGTTAGTTCTCTGGCTTGGGCTGGTCACTTAGTTCACGTTGCTATTCCTGAATCCCGTGGTATTCACGTGGGTTGGGATAACTTCTTGACTGTAGCTCCCCATCCAGAAGGTTTAACTCCTTTCTTTACAGGTAACTGGGGCGTTTACGCTCAAAACCCTGACACCGCTGGTCAGTTATTTGGTACTTCCACAGGTGCAGGGACTGCGATTCTTACCTTCTTGGGCGGTTTCCACCCCCAAACAGAATCCTTGTGGTTGACTGACATGGCTCACCACCACTTGGCGATCGCAGTTTTGTTCATCATCGCTGGTCATATGTACCGGACTAACTTCGGAATTGGTCACAGCATCAAAGAAATGCTGAACTCCAAATCTGGTTTAGTTCCCGGTAGCAAGAGCGAAGGTCAGTTCAACCTGCCCCACCAAGGTCTTTACGACACCATCAACAACTCCCTGCACTTCCAGTTGTCATTAGCTTTGGCATCTTTGGGAACTATCTGTTCCTTGGTAGCGCAGCATATGTACGCTCTGCCTCCTTATGCTTTCATCGCTAAGGATTACACCACACAGGCAGCACTGTACACCCACCACCAGTACATCGCTGGTTTCTTGATGGTTGGTGCTTTTGCTCACGCAGCAATTTTCTGGGTACGTGATTACGACCCCGAACAAAACAAAGGTAACGTCCTTGACCGGATGTTACAACACAAAGAAGCGATCATCTCCCACCTTAGCTGGGTATCTCTCTTCTTGGGTTTCCACACCCTGGGTTTATATGTTCACAACGACGTAGTTGTTGCGTTCGGTACTCCTGAAAAACAAATTTTGATTGAGCCAGTATTTGCTCAATTCATCCAAGCTGCTCAAGGTAAAGCTTTGTATGGCTTGAATGTACTGTTGTCTAACCCCGACAGTATTGCTTACACCGCTTACCCCAATGCTGGTAACGTTTGGTTGTCTGGCTGGTTAGATGCCATCAACTCTGGAACAAATTCCTTGTTCTTGACCATTGGACCTGGCGATTTCTTGGTTCACCACGCTTTCGCTTTGGCTATCCACACCACCACCTTGGTACTCGTTAAGGGTGCTTTGGATGCTCGTGGTTCTAAACTGATGCCCGATAAAAAGGACTTCGGTTATGCGTTCCCCTGCGACGGTCCAGGCCGTGGCGGTACTTGCGATATCTCCGCATGGGACTCTTTCTACCTGTCTATGTTCTGGATGTTAAACACCATCGGTTGGGTAACATTCTACTGGCACTGGAAACACCTCGGTATTTGGCAAGGTAACGTTGCTCAGTTCAACGAAAACTCTACCTACCTCATGGGCTGGTTCCGTGACTACCTCTGGGCTAACTCTGCTCAGTTGATTAACGGTTACAACCCCTACGGCATGAATAACTTGTCTGTTTGGGCTTGGATGTTCCTCTTCGGACACCTCATCTGGGCTACTGGTTTCATGTTCCTCATCTCTTGGAGAGGTTACTGGCAAGAGTTAATTGAAACCTTGGTTTGGGCGCACGAACGTACTCCTTTAGCTAACTTGGTTCGCTGGAAGGACAAGCCCGTTGCTCTCTCCATTGTTCAAGCTCGTGTGGTTGGTTTAGCTCACTTCACTGTTGGCTACATCGTCACCTATGCAGCGTTCCTCATTGCCTCTACGGCTGGTAAGTTTGGTTGATCCTGACTACTGCTTTTAGGTAATTAAAAATCCCCTGCCGTGAGGTGGGGGATTTTTTAATGGGCGGGCAGCCCACCCCACAAGAGATGTAACCTACTAGTCTGTCAACCCGAAAATGACGGGTGAAGGCAAGCAGGGGCAGGGGAGGTAGGGGAGGTAGGGGAGGTAGGGGAGTAGGGGAGTAATAATTTATTATTTACCCTCAAACGTGGAGTTAATCCCAGTGCTACTCTCCGCAGACTCTTAGACCCTCGGGGTTTGGCTGCTGGTAATACACTCAATGAAAGTGCAGGTGACACAATTAATATTGATTTCCAGCTTTACCTCGATAATGCCACTGTTGAACCGGATTAAATTAACATGACTTGGCGGATATTAAAATTTGTCGCCTGTATTGGCGGTTTGTCAATGTTACTTTCAAGTTCGGCAGGAAATATTAGTATTTCTGCTGAAGAAACTAGCACGACAAAACCGCCAATTCCATTATCAGCAGCACAGTTACAGAAAAAAGTGGCGGCTATTACTGTGAAGATATTATCAACAGATTTTTTGGGTTCGGGAATATTACTAAATAAACAAAATTCAGTTTATACAGTATTAACAAATGCCCATGTTTTACGAGCAGATAATCCACCTTATCGCATTCAAACACCAGATGGAGAAATATACAAAGCAGATGTTACAAAAAATGTGAACTTTCAGAATTATGATTTAGCAATATTGCAATTTTCAACTATTAAAAAAATCTATTCTGTCGCAAATTTGGGTACTGTTCCCACAGTAAGAGATGAGGTATTTATTGCCGGGTTTCCTGTGGGGGAAGAAAGCGAAAAAATCAACTTTGTATTTATTGGTGGTAAAGTATCTTTGGTAGTAGTGGCATCTCTTTTATTGACAGCATGGGTATTCCTATTTGTCATAATAAAAGAGCAAAAAGAAATAAAGTTTTCCGTGGCTTATCGGGCTGGGGCAGGAGTTCTGTGGATTGGTACTTTGGATTTAAACTTCATTTAATTATTAATGAACAAGGCGAATTATTAGCTTTTCAAGTTACTCCCGGAAATGTTGATGACCGGAAACCAGTTCCTACTTTGGCACAAAATTTATGGGGAAGACTTTTTGGAGATAAAGGATATATTTCTAAAAGTTTATTTCAGGAACTATTGGAAAATGATGTGAAATTAATTACTCCTTTTAAGGAGAATATGAAGAATAAATTAGTTGAATTGTGGGAAAAACTTATGTTAAGAAAAAGAGCTTTAATTGAAACTGTCAATGACCAACTATGGCTACGCCACGCAGGCTATCAAAATATTTCCCAAGTTGTTCATTCTCGTCATCGCAGTATTTATAATTTTATGGTTAATATTATTGCTGGTTTAATTGCTTATACTTGGCAAGATAAAAAACCTTCTTTAAAATTAGATAAACATGAAGTAACTTCTCTACCAGCTTTATTAATTTAATTATTTTCATGCAATTAAATTGTGAGTCCAAAATATTCAATTTTGGATTGTTTTCTCTTGTTTATTTATTGTCAATAATCATTGCTAATTGAGAAAAGCCCGATATAATTAGTTTTCAGGATGATTATTTATATCGAACTCAGGTGATAGCGAACGCATTGCGTCCCGGAGGGAACTAGCGCGACCTAGGAATCGCTCTAGAAGTCTTTCATTGCCTTCCCATAGCGTTTCCCACAGAGGAGGAATAACGAAGCGATAGCGAACGCATTGCGTCCCGGAGGGAACTAGCGCGACCTAGGAATCGCAAAAACCACGGGATTATGTGATTACTTGCGCTCGTAATGACAATTTCAGGGGTCTATAACGCCTGAAACCCTTGCAGATACCACTTGTGTGTACACCGTAGCCTTCACAAGGGGAGGGTTAGGGTGGGGTAAAACATTTGATACAGCAATCATGAGTTTTCAAACAACGTCTAATAAGTATTAAATTTCCTGGTTGCTACTGGATGGCTTTGAAACTTCCCATACTTCCCTGTAAACTGGAAAGAATATGCCGGGGTGCGATACCTATAATAAATATGTCATTAAAAATAGATTCTGGATTATTTACGGATGATTTCATAGATCATCACGCAGTTTTATGTGTGCCGATTGATGCGGAATTTAAGGAAATCCGTAACCGTTATTTACAAATTGCTCGGATATTGCACCCAGATAGTTCTTTGATGAGGAATGAGTCGGAAAAAGAGATGGCTAATCAATTTTTAGCAAAGTTGGTTAATCCGGCTTATGAGAAGTTTTCTGTGGAACGCAATCGGGCTGAGTATTTGTTTATTCTGACACAAATGGGGAAGAGATTTGCCCAAGAACCAGGAGCAATTAGACTGAAGACGGAATCGGGGCGGCAATTGTTAGCTGCGCCTAATGTGAGTATGGCATATAAGCAGGCGATCGCTAAAATTGCCCCAACTCAATTTAGTGATTTGCAACAAGTACACAAAATCATTGCTGAGGTTAGTGAGCTAAATCTAGTTTATCTGATGCGGGTGGCTGGACAGTCAATGAATAAGTCCGCACCTAGTCAACCTCAAGGTTCTGCCCCAAATTTACCACCAACGCCAACCTCCCCACCCGAAGAAGAGTCAATCGTAGAACAATACCTGCGTCGCGCTCAAGTTTTATTAGAAAAAAACCAATTGTCCCCAGCCAAAGTAGAATTACAAGATGCCTTAAAGTTAGAACCGCGAAATAGTCATTGCCATAGCTTGATGGCAATGGTACATTTACGGGAAAATCAACTGAAAATGGCAAAAATTCACTTTGATAACGCCCTGAAGTTAGATCCCAATGAGAAAATCGCTTTGGAATGGAAACCCAAAGTAGATCAAGCTTTAGGAATTACAAACAGTGGTTCTCAAGTGAGTTCCGCTTCTAAAACTGAAGAGAAGCAACCAGATAAGTCTGGAAAAGGTGGTTTGTTTGGCGGTTTGTTTGGTGGGAAGAAAAAATAATGGTGTATCAACCAGCAGCGGGAGCAAGGGATCTATTACCTTTAGATGTGGCGCAAAAACGCTGGATTGAAGATAGATTAGAACAGGTGTTTCAACGGTGGGGATATCACAGGATTATCACCTCAACTTTGGAACGAATGGATACTCTGATGGCTGGTGAAGCTATTCAGCGTCAGATGGTGATTCAACTCCAAAATAGTCAAAATGAAGAATTGGGGTTGCGTCCAGAATTGACTGCCTCTATCGCTCGCACAGTGGTAACTCGCATGGCAGATGCCACTTATCCCCAGCGACTATATTACAATGCTAATGTTTTCCGCCGCAATTGGGAAGGCCGCCATAATCGTCAGCAGGAGTATTATCAAGCTGGGGTGGAGTTACTGGGTGCTGAGGGATTATTAGCCAATGGGGAAGTGTTGCTGCTGGTAGCAGACTGTTTAACAGCATTGGATTTAAAAGATTGGCGGTTAATTTTGGGGGAAGCGGGAATTACTCGTTCTTTGCTGAATGCTTTTCCCCCGGAAATCAGAAATCAAGTCCGCAGGGCGATCGCTAATTTAGATCGCGTGACTATTGATACTTTGCCTCTAGAGGAAGAACTCCGCCAACGCGCTAAAATTATGTTGGATTTGCGGGGTGATAGTAAAGATGTTTTACAAAAGGTCAGTAGTTTACATCTAGAACCAGATCAGCACGAGGCAATAAATAACCTCAGATCCCTAGTGGAATTACTAGATGGTAAATTCCCTTTAATCCTTGACTTGAGCCTAATTCAAACCATTGATTACTACACAGGTTTGGTTTTTGAAGTAGTGAGCGAGACAAATTCCCAAGCACAGATTTTAGGAAGTGGTGGGCGTTATGACCAATTATTAGGTTTATACCATCCCCAGAAGGAAAATATTCCCGGTATCGGCTTTGAATTGAATATTGATGATTTATACCAAATTCTCCTATCAAATCAGCAATTACCCCAGGATATTCCCGCTAGTAATTGGTTAGTAGTTCCAGAAACCCCCGGCGCTGAAGCTGCGGCTTTTGCCTATGCCGATAAATTACGTAATTCCACTAATTTAGTGAGAGTAGAAATAGACCTGGGAGGTAGGGACACAGCAGGGATTCGTCAATATGCAAGCGATCGCTCCATTACCCAAATAGCCTGGATTAAAGCCGACGGTTCACACACCATTGAACCCGGAATCATCCCGTAGGGGCGCAGGGCCTGCGCCCAAAACATTAATACCCCACTTGCGCCCAAAACATGAGTCACGGACTTACGCCCAAAAGAATTAATAACTGACAAAAAAGAGGGAATCGGAAAAATGCCACATACCATTGTTACAGACGTTTGTGAAGGTGTTGCTGACTGCGTAAGTGCTTGTCCTGTAGCTTGTATTCATCCAGGTCCAGGAAAAAACGTTAAAGGCACAGATTGGTACTGGATTGACTTTGCTACCTGTATTGATTGTGGTATCTGTTTGCAAGTTTGCCCCGTAGAAAACGCAATTTTGGCAGAAGAAAGACCAGAATTGCAGAAAATAGTAAATTAGGTGACAGGTGACAGGTGCTACGCCACGGGGACAGGTGACAGTGGAAAAGAAAATCACCAAATCACCAAATTACCTGTTACCTGTTCCCCGTTCCCTGTTCCCTGTTCCCTCATGTAACAAATGACTAATAACTATTTATTAAACGTAGAAAATGTCCACGCTGGATATATTAAAGATGTAGATATTTTGCAAGGTGTCAACTTTCACATTGCACCAGGAGAATTAGTCACAGTAATTGGTCCCAATGGTGCAGGTAAATCCACCTTAGTAAAAACCATTTTTGGACTTTTGACACCCCACACCGGAACTATTACCTTTAAAGATCAGAATTTGATTGGTTTAAAATCAAATCAAATTGTCGCCAAAGGAATGTCCTATGTTCCCCAAATTGCCAACGTTTTCCCCTCTTTAACCATAGATGAAAACTTAGAAATGGGGGCTTTTGTGAGAGATGTTCCCTTGAAACCTCTTAAAGATAAAATATACACCATGTTTCCTCGATTGAGCGATCGCCGTCGTCAACGCGCAGGAACTCTTTCCGGTGGAGAAAGACAAATGTTAGCAATGGGGAAAGCATTAATGTTAGAACCCAGTTTACTCCTATTAGATGAACCCTCAGCCGCATTATCTCCCATTTTGGTAACTCAAGTATTTGAGCAAATTAAACAAATTAAAAAATCGGGGACTGCGATAGTTTTAGTTGAACAAAATGCCAGAAAAGCCTTAGAAATGGCAGATCGTGGTTATGTGTTAGAATCAGGAAGAGATGCTATCTCAGGACCTGGTAGAGAATTATTAAATAACCCAAAAGTCGGAGAATTGTATTTAGGTGCTGGAAAGGGACATTAATCAATCAAATCAGATCCCCGACTTCTTTAAGAAGTCGGGGATCTAAAACCTAAACCTATACTATTATTGGGAATATGACTACACAAACAATATCATCGCCGGCAGTATATCAAGGTCAATTTGGGGAGTTTACGATTACTCAGAGCGATCGCCAAAGTGTGATAATTTATCGCACAGGATTAATGATCGCCGCCCTGTGTTTTGCCATTGGTAGCGGTTTAGTCTTATTTTATCCCCAACCCGCTGCGATGCCTGCGGCGAGCTTCGCTATCGCCTCCCTGACACCTCTCTACACCTGTTTTAGTATTGCACTGGGAGTTAGTTTATTAACTATTCATATCTATATGGCATTTTTGCACCGCATTCTCCAACTTTTTTGGATAATTGGTAGCATTTGTGCCTTTATTTTTGGACATGGTGATAGTCAAGCTTTTGCAATTACTATTTATAATCAACCCCTCACCATATTAGGAATTGGTTTTACCTTTGCAGCCTTGACAGGGATCTTTTTCAAAGAAGGTTTTTGTTTTCATCGTTTAGAAACTAAAATCTTAACTCCCCTTGTTCCCCTACTATTATTAGGACATTTAACCGGAATTTTATCAACGCCAGCAGAACAAGTTTTACTAGCAACTTGGGCAATTTTATTCCTCATCTTTGCTATAAGAAAAGTAATTCAAGCTATTCCTCCCGACATTGGCGATAAATCTGTATTTGATTATTTGAAAAATCGGCGTTGCTGATTAAGGGTATGAATTTTAGTCTCACGCAAAGGCGCAAAGACGCAAAGGTAAGATTTTTAAAGGTTCAATTTGGAAATTTCATACCTCGATTCAGCAACGCCAAAAAATCAAGATATTGAACCCACGTACCATCTAGGTTTTGCCTGTGTAGACGCGGTTTCTAACCGCCAGGGTTAGTATGGATTGAGACTTTTCAAACACCCTCTAACCGCCAATGTAATTATATTTATACTATGTCAAACACAGAAGAACGTAAATATTGGTTAGCTTGGTCGCAAATTTCTGGGATTGGACCCATATTACTGCAAAGATTACAACAGCATTTTGGTAACTTGGAAAATGCTTGGAAAGCTACTCCTAGTGAATTACGAAAAGTTGAAGGTTTGGGATTTCAGACATTAGAAAAAGTTGTTCAACAAAAATC
The DNA window shown above is from Anabaena sp. WA102 and carries:
- the psaA gene encoding photosystem I core protein PsaA translates to MTISPPEREEKKARVIVDNDPVPTSFEKWAKPGHFDRSLTRGPKTTTWIWNLHALAHDFDTHTSDLEDISRKIFAAHFGHLAVVAIWLSGMLFHGAKFSNYEAWLADPLGIKPSAQTVWSIVGQDILNGDMGGGFRGIQITSGLFQVWRGWGITSSFQLYVTAIGGLVLAGLFLFAGWFHYHKRAPKLEWFQNVESMLNHHLSVLLGCGSLGWAGHLIHVSAPINKLLDAGVAAKDIPLPHELLFDTAKMAALYPGFASGLTPFFTLNWGAYADILTFKGGLNPVTGGLWMTDISHHHLAIAVLFIIAGHMYRTNWGIGHSIKDILEAHKGPFTGEGHKGLYENLTTSWHAQLATNLAFLGSLTIIIAHHMYAMPPYPYLATDYATQLCIFTHHIWIGGFLIVGGAAHAAIFMVRDYDPVVNQNNVLDRVIRHRDAIISHLNWVCIFLGFHSFGLYIHNDTMRALGRPQDMFSDSAIQLQPVFAQWVQNLHTLAPGNTAPNALQVVSHAFGGGIVAIGDKIAMMPITLGTADFMVHHIHAFTIHVTVLILLKGVLYARSSRLIPDKANLGFRFPCDGPGRGGTCQVSGWDHIFLGLFWMYNSLSIVIFHFSWKMQSDVWGTVDADGTVNHITGGNFAESAITINGWLRDFLWAQATQVINSYGTELSAYGLMFLGAHFVWAFSLMFLFSGRGYWQELIESIVWAHNKLKVAPTIQPRALSITQGRAVGVAHYLLGGIATTWAFFHAHILSVG
- the psaB gene encoding photosystem I core protein PsaB, whose protein sequence is MATKFPKFSQDLAQDPTTRRIWYAIATGNDFESHDGMTEENLYQKIFATHFGHLAIIFLWASSLLFHVAWQGNFEQWIKDPLHVRPIAHAIWDPHFGEAAIDAFTQAGASNPVNIAYSGVYHWWYTIGMRTNSELYTGSVGLLLLSALFLFAGWLHLQPKFRPSLSWFKSAEPRLNHHLAGLFGVSSLAWAGHLVHVAIPESRGIHVGWDNFLTVAPHPEGLTPFFTGNWGVYAQNPDTAGQLFGTSTGAGTAILTFLGGFHPQTESLWLTDMAHHHLAIAVLFIIAGHMYRTNFGIGHSIKEMLNSKSGLVPGSKSEGQFNLPHQGLYDTINNSLHFQLSLALASLGTICSLVAQHMYALPPYAFIAKDYTTQAALYTHHQYIAGFLMVGAFAHAAIFWVRDYDPEQNKGNVLDRMLQHKEAIISHLSWVSLFLGFHTLGLYVHNDVVVAFGTPEKQILIEPVFAQFIQAAQGKALYGLNVLLSNPDSIAYTAYPNAGNVWLSGWLDAINSGTNSLFLTIGPGDFLVHHAFALAIHTTTLVLVKGALDARGSKLMPDKKDFGYAFPCDGPGRGGTCDISAWDSFYLSMFWMLNTIGWVTFYWHWKHLGIWQGNVAQFNENSTYLMGWFRDYLWANSAQLINGYNPYGMNNLSVWAWMFLFGHLIWATGFMFLISWRGYWQELIETLVWAHERTPLANLVRWKDKPVALSIVQARVVGLAHFTVGYIVTYAAFLIASTAGKFG
- a CDS encoding J domain-containing protein → MSLKIDSGLFTDDFIDHHAVLCVPIDAEFKEIRNRYLQIARILHPDSSLMRNESEKEMANQFLAKLVNPAYEKFSVERNRAEYLFILTQMGKRFAQEPGAIRLKTESGRQLLAAPNVSMAYKQAIAKIAPTQFSDLQQVHKIIAEVSELNLVYLMRVAGQSMNKSAPSQPQGSAPNLPPTPTSPPEEESIVEQYLRRAQVLLEKNQLSPAKVELQDALKLEPRNSHCHSLMAMVHLRENQLKMAKIHFDNALKLDPNEKIALEWKPKVDQALGITNSGSQVSSASKTEEKQPDKSGKGGLFGGLFGGKKK
- a CDS encoding ATP phosphoribosyltransferase regulatory subunit, which codes for MVYQPAAGARDLLPLDVAQKRWIEDRLEQVFQRWGYHRIITSTLERMDTLMAGEAIQRQMVIQLQNSQNEELGLRPELTASIARTVVTRMADATYPQRLYYNANVFRRNWEGRHNRQQEYYQAGVELLGAEGLLANGEVLLLVADCLTALDLKDWRLILGEAGITRSLLNAFPPEIRNQVRRAIANLDRVTIDTLPLEEELRQRAKIMLDLRGDSKDVLQKVSSLHLEPDQHEAINNLRSLVELLDGKFPLILDLSLIQTIDYYTGLVFEVVSETNSQAQILGSGGRYDQLLGLYHPQKENIPGIGFELNIDDLYQILLSNQQLPQDIPASNWLVVPETPGAEAAAFAYADKLRNSTNLVRVEIDLGGRDTAGIRQYASDRSITQIAWIKADGSHTIEPGIIP
- a CDS encoding indolepyruvate ferredoxin oxidoreductase subunit alpha, with translation MPHTIVTDVCEGVADCVSACPVACIHPGPGKNVKGTDWYWIDFATCIDCGICLQVCPVENAILAEERPELQKIVN
- a CDS encoding ABC transporter ATP-binding protein; this translates as MTNNYLLNVENVHAGYIKDVDILQGVNFHIAPGELVTVIGPNGAGKSTLVKTIFGLLTPHTGTITFKDQNLIGLKSNQIVAKGMSYVPQIANVFPSLTIDENLEMGAFVRDVPLKPLKDKIYTMFPRLSDRRRQRAGTLSGGERQMLAMGKALMLEPSLLLLDEPSAALSPILVTQVFEQIKQIKKSGTAIVLVEQNARKALEMADRGYVLESGRDAISGPGRELLNNPKVGELYLGAGKGH